The following are encoded in a window of Osmia bicornis bicornis chromosome 15, iOsmBic2.1, whole genome shotgun sequence genomic DNA:
- the LOC114872841 gene encoding spastin isoform X2, giving the protein MSYSDGGRPIRKLGPKSPKKLCVTKNENSDKTITTINCNNHHHNHYHHNHRFLDASQPSVHKRNLYIVSFPLILLFNVLRTLLYQLFVVFKYLYTSTSQLIQRRQASKQTCQLEIVVGQKSTESLNNNLNNSGQLENEGMSQVPRRAIGPGPGDPLLAKQKHHHRRAFEFISKALKIDEDNEGQKEMAIELYKKGIGELEKGIAIECTGGRGEVWEHAQRLHDKMRTNLAMARDRLDFLASGRKLSVPGKRVGTAISKSQTLPRSMGRSTPVQPCHRVTPVKPSSTPPSVKRQLSVPGNGSPIRRPGTPTTSNSNKGTPTRKVPLLKGVDPKLAQVILDEILEGGTAVHWEDIAGQETAKQALQEMVILPSLRPELFTGLRTPARGLLLFGPPGNGKTLLARAVATQCNATFFSISAASLTSKYVGEGEKLVRALFAIARELQPSVIFIDEVDSLLSERRDNEHEASRRLKTEFLVEFDGLPCNPEERVLVMAATNRPQELDEAALRRFTKRVYVTLPDLRTRIMLLKRLLAKHNDPLTPEELNEMALLTEGYSGSDLTGLAKDAALGPIRELNPDQVKELDLNSVRNITIQDFRDSLKRIRRSVSPASLAAYEKWSFEYGDVSL; this is encoded by the exons ATGTCTTACAGTGATGGCGGGCGTCCAATACGTAAGTTGGGCCCAAAGTCGCCGAAAAAACTTTGCGTGACAAAGAATGAAAATAGCGATAAAACTATAACTACTATTAACTGTAACAACCACCATCACAATCATTATCATCATAATCATCGCTTTCTTGACGCTTCTCAGCCTTCAGTACACAAACGTAATCTCTATAttgtttcttttcctttgATACTCCTCTTCAACGTTCTGAGAACGCTACTCTATCAGTTGTTTGTGGTATTTAAGTATTTATATACATCTACATCTCAGCTAATTCAACGAAGACAAGCTTCCAAGCAAACCTGCCAGCTGGAAATTGTAGTTGGCCAAAAGTCTACTGAGagtttgaataataatttgaataatagCGGGCAACTTGAGAACGAAGGAATGTCACAAGTGCCCAGAAGAGCCATCGGTCCTGGCCCTGGGGATCCGTTGCTTGCAAAACAAAAACATCATCATCGTAGAGCTTTTGAATTCATTAGTAAAGCACTCAAGATCGACGAAGACAATGAAG GTCAAAAAGAAATGGCAATTGAACTTTATAAAAAAGGTATCGGGGAACTAGAAAAAGGGATAGCCATTGAGTGTACCGGTGGTCGAGGAGAAGTGTGGGAACATGCTCAAAGACTTCATGATAAAATGCGGACTAATTTAGCAATGGCAAGGGATAGACTTGACTTTCTTG CATCTGGAAGAAAGTTATCAGTGCCTGGGAAAAGAGTAGGTACAGCTATAAGCAAGAGTCAAACATTACCGCGTAGTATGGGACGTTCAACACCTGTCCAGCCTTGTCACAGAGTCACACCCGTTAAACCATCGTCTACACCTCCTTCGGTAAAGAGGCAATTGTCTGTACCTGGAAATGGATCACCTATTAGAAGACCTGGAACACCTACTACATCGAACAGTAACAAAGGAACACCCACTAGAAAAGTTCCACTCTTGAAGGGTGTAGATCCAAAACTTGCCCAAGTTATTCTTGATGAAATTCTGGAAGGTGGAACAGCTGTACATTGGGAGGACATCGCTGGTCAAGAA aCGGCAAAACAAGCATTGCAAGAAATGGTGATCTTACCTTCCTTAAGACCTGAATTATTCACCGGTCTAAGAACACCTGCAAGAGGATTACTATTGTTTGGTCCACCAGGAAATGGGAAGACATTACTTGCACGTGCTGTAGCCACTCAATGCAACGctacatttttttcaatatcagCTGCTAGTCTTACTTCGAAATATGTCGGGGAAGGGGAAAAATTAGTGAGAGCTCTTTTCGCTATAGCGCGGGAATTGCAGCCATCTGTGATTTTTATCGATGAAGTCGATTCACTGTTAAGTGAACGTAGAGATAACGAACACGAAGCCTCGAG GCGGTTGAAGACGGAGTTTTTAGTAGAATTTGATGGTCTACCCTGTAATCCAGAAGAAAGGGTACTTGTTATGGCTGCTACAAATAGACCCCAAGAATTAGACGAAGCTGCGCTAAGAAGATTTACAAAACGAGTTTACGTCACATTACCAGATTTACGAACAAGAATTATGCTACTTAAACGGCTTTTAGCTAAACACAATGATCCATTAACTCCGGaagaattaaatgaaatgGCACTTTTAACCGAAGGCTATTCTGGAAGTGATTTAACAGGCTTAGCAAAAGATGCAGCACTCGGTCCTATCAGAG AACTTAATCCAGATCAAGTAAAGGAGTTGGATCTTAATTCCGTGCGCAACATTACAATACAAGATTTTCGTGATTCGCTTAAAAGGATTCGTAGATCCGTATCACCTGCAAGCTTGGCCGCTTATGAAAAATGGAGCTTTGAGTATGGTGACGTAAGTCTATGA
- the LOC114872841 gene encoding spastin isoform X3, whose amino-acid sequence MSQVPRRAIGPGPGDPLLAKQKHHHRRAFEFISKALKIDEDNEGQKEMAIELYKKGIGELEKGIAIECTGGRGEVWEHAQRLHDKMRTNLAMARDRLDFLVSVCELKKLDISNEYRAPGSKADNEHPGKNLRVRRNIHTLQTTRSPLNTNHTKNTNSTQTVNVGQNSCTQIPKLRPRSPKNYSGHSEASGRKLSVPGKRVGTAISKSQTLPRSMGRSTPVQPCHRVTPVKPSSTPPSVKRQLSVPGNGSPIRRPGTPTTSNSNKGTPTRKVPLLKGVDPKLAQVILDEILEGGTAVHWEDIAGQETAKQALQEMVILPSLRPELFTGLRTPARGLLLFGPPGNGKTLLARAVATQCNATFFSISAASLTSKYVGEGEKLVRALFAIARELQPSVIFIDEVDSLLSERRDNEHEASRRLKTEFLVEFDGLPCNPEERVLVMAATNRPQELDEAALRRFTKRVYVTLPDLRTRIMLLKRLLAKHNDPLTPEELNEMALLTEGYSGSDLTGLAKDAALGPIRELNPDQVKELDLNSVRNITIQDFRDSLKRIRRSVSPASLAAYEKWSFEYGDVSL is encoded by the exons ATGTCACAAGTGCCCAGAAGAGCCATCGGTCCTGGCCCTGGGGATCCGTTGCTTGCAAAACAAAAACATCATCATCGTAGAGCTTTTGAATTCATTAGTAAAGCACTCAAGATCGACGAAGACAATGAAG GTCAAAAAGAAATGGCAATTGAACTTTATAAAAAAGGTATCGGGGAACTAGAAAAAGGGATAGCCATTGAGTGTACCGGTGGTCGAGGAGAAGTGTGGGAACATGCTCAAAGACTTCATGATAAAATGCGGACTAATTTAGCAATGGCAAGGGATAGACTTGACTTTCTTG TGAGTGTGTGTGAGCTGAAAAAGCTGGATATCTCCAATGAATATCGTGCTCCTGGAAGTAAAGCGGACAACGAACATCCAGGAAAGAATCTGAGGGTCCGACGCAATATACACACATTACAAACAACTCGATCTCCTTTAaatacaaatcatacaaaaaatacaaacagTACACAAACAGTGAATGTAGGGCAGAATTCATGTACCCAAATTCCCAAGTTAAGGCCACGTTCACCAAAAAACTATTCTGGCCATTCTGAAG CATCTGGAAGAAAGTTATCAGTGCCTGGGAAAAGAGTAGGTACAGCTATAAGCAAGAGTCAAACATTACCGCGTAGTATGGGACGTTCAACACCTGTCCAGCCTTGTCACAGAGTCACACCCGTTAAACCATCGTCTACACCTCCTTCGGTAAAGAGGCAATTGTCTGTACCTGGAAATGGATCACCTATTAGAAGACCTGGAACACCTACTACATCGAACAGTAACAAAGGAACACCCACTAGAAAAGTTCCACTCTTGAAGGGTGTAGATCCAAAACTTGCCCAAGTTATTCTTGATGAAATTCTGGAAGGTGGAACAGCTGTACATTGGGAGGACATCGCTGGTCAAGAA aCGGCAAAACAAGCATTGCAAGAAATGGTGATCTTACCTTCCTTAAGACCTGAATTATTCACCGGTCTAAGAACACCTGCAAGAGGATTACTATTGTTTGGTCCACCAGGAAATGGGAAGACATTACTTGCACGTGCTGTAGCCACTCAATGCAACGctacatttttttcaatatcagCTGCTAGTCTTACTTCGAAATATGTCGGGGAAGGGGAAAAATTAGTGAGAGCTCTTTTCGCTATAGCGCGGGAATTGCAGCCATCTGTGATTTTTATCGATGAAGTCGATTCACTGTTAAGTGAACGTAGAGATAACGAACACGAAGCCTCGAG GCGGTTGAAGACGGAGTTTTTAGTAGAATTTGATGGTCTACCCTGTAATCCAGAAGAAAGGGTACTTGTTATGGCTGCTACAAATAGACCCCAAGAATTAGACGAAGCTGCGCTAAGAAGATTTACAAAACGAGTTTACGTCACATTACCAGATTTACGAACAAGAATTATGCTACTTAAACGGCTTTTAGCTAAACACAATGATCCATTAACTCCGGaagaattaaatgaaatgGCACTTTTAACCGAAGGCTATTCTGGAAGTGATTTAACAGGCTTAGCAAAAGATGCAGCACTCGGTCCTATCAGAG AACTTAATCCAGATCAAGTAAAGGAGTTGGATCTTAATTCCGTGCGCAACATTACAATACAAGATTTTCGTGATTCGCTTAAAAGGATTCGTAGATCCGTATCACCTGCAAGCTTGGCCGCTTATGAAAAATGGAGCTTTGAGTATGGTGACGTAAGTCTATGA
- the LOC114872841 gene encoding spastin isoform X1: protein MSYSDGGRPIRKLGPKSPKKLCVTKNENSDKTITTINCNNHHHNHYHHNHRFLDASQPSVHKRNLYIVSFPLILLFNVLRTLLYQLFVVFKYLYTSTSQLIQRRQASKQTCQLEIVVGQKSTESLNNNLNNSGQLENEGMSQVPRRAIGPGPGDPLLAKQKHHHRRAFEFISKALKIDEDNEGQKEMAIELYKKGIGELEKGIAIECTGGRGEVWEHAQRLHDKMRTNLAMARDRLDFLVSVCELKKLDISNEYRAPGSKADNEHPGKNLRVRRNIHTLQTTRSPLNTNHTKNTNSTQTVNVGQNSCTQIPKLRPRSPKNYSGHSEASGRKLSVPGKRVGTAISKSQTLPRSMGRSTPVQPCHRVTPVKPSSTPPSVKRQLSVPGNGSPIRRPGTPTTSNSNKGTPTRKVPLLKGVDPKLAQVILDEILEGGTAVHWEDIAGQETAKQALQEMVILPSLRPELFTGLRTPARGLLLFGPPGNGKTLLARAVATQCNATFFSISAASLTSKYVGEGEKLVRALFAIARELQPSVIFIDEVDSLLSERRDNEHEASRRLKTEFLVEFDGLPCNPEERVLVMAATNRPQELDEAALRRFTKRVYVTLPDLRTRIMLLKRLLAKHNDPLTPEELNEMALLTEGYSGSDLTGLAKDAALGPIRELNPDQVKELDLNSVRNITIQDFRDSLKRIRRSVSPASLAAYEKWSFEYGDVSL, encoded by the exons ATGTCTTACAGTGATGGCGGGCGTCCAATACGTAAGTTGGGCCCAAAGTCGCCGAAAAAACTTTGCGTGACAAAGAATGAAAATAGCGATAAAACTATAACTACTATTAACTGTAACAACCACCATCACAATCATTATCATCATAATCATCGCTTTCTTGACGCTTCTCAGCCTTCAGTACACAAACGTAATCTCTATAttgtttcttttcctttgATACTCCTCTTCAACGTTCTGAGAACGCTACTCTATCAGTTGTTTGTGGTATTTAAGTATTTATATACATCTACATCTCAGCTAATTCAACGAAGACAAGCTTCCAAGCAAACCTGCCAGCTGGAAATTGTAGTTGGCCAAAAGTCTACTGAGagtttgaataataatttgaataatagCGGGCAACTTGAGAACGAAGGAATGTCACAAGTGCCCAGAAGAGCCATCGGTCCTGGCCCTGGGGATCCGTTGCTTGCAAAACAAAAACATCATCATCGTAGAGCTTTTGAATTCATTAGTAAAGCACTCAAGATCGACGAAGACAATGAAG GTCAAAAAGAAATGGCAATTGAACTTTATAAAAAAGGTATCGGGGAACTAGAAAAAGGGATAGCCATTGAGTGTACCGGTGGTCGAGGAGAAGTGTGGGAACATGCTCAAAGACTTCATGATAAAATGCGGACTAATTTAGCAATGGCAAGGGATAGACTTGACTTTCTTG TGAGTGTGTGTGAGCTGAAAAAGCTGGATATCTCCAATGAATATCGTGCTCCTGGAAGTAAAGCGGACAACGAACATCCAGGAAAGAATCTGAGGGTCCGACGCAATATACACACATTACAAACAACTCGATCTCCTTTAaatacaaatcatacaaaaaatacaaacagTACACAAACAGTGAATGTAGGGCAGAATTCATGTACCCAAATTCCCAAGTTAAGGCCACGTTCACCAAAAAACTATTCTGGCCATTCTGAAG CATCTGGAAGAAAGTTATCAGTGCCTGGGAAAAGAGTAGGTACAGCTATAAGCAAGAGTCAAACATTACCGCGTAGTATGGGACGTTCAACACCTGTCCAGCCTTGTCACAGAGTCACACCCGTTAAACCATCGTCTACACCTCCTTCGGTAAAGAGGCAATTGTCTGTACCTGGAAATGGATCACCTATTAGAAGACCTGGAACACCTACTACATCGAACAGTAACAAAGGAACACCCACTAGAAAAGTTCCACTCTTGAAGGGTGTAGATCCAAAACTTGCCCAAGTTATTCTTGATGAAATTCTGGAAGGTGGAACAGCTGTACATTGGGAGGACATCGCTGGTCAAGAA aCGGCAAAACAAGCATTGCAAGAAATGGTGATCTTACCTTCCTTAAGACCTGAATTATTCACCGGTCTAAGAACACCTGCAAGAGGATTACTATTGTTTGGTCCACCAGGAAATGGGAAGACATTACTTGCACGTGCTGTAGCCACTCAATGCAACGctacatttttttcaatatcagCTGCTAGTCTTACTTCGAAATATGTCGGGGAAGGGGAAAAATTAGTGAGAGCTCTTTTCGCTATAGCGCGGGAATTGCAGCCATCTGTGATTTTTATCGATGAAGTCGATTCACTGTTAAGTGAACGTAGAGATAACGAACACGAAGCCTCGAG GCGGTTGAAGACGGAGTTTTTAGTAGAATTTGATGGTCTACCCTGTAATCCAGAAGAAAGGGTACTTGTTATGGCTGCTACAAATAGACCCCAAGAATTAGACGAAGCTGCGCTAAGAAGATTTACAAAACGAGTTTACGTCACATTACCAGATTTACGAACAAGAATTATGCTACTTAAACGGCTTTTAGCTAAACACAATGATCCATTAACTCCGGaagaattaaatgaaatgGCACTTTTAACCGAAGGCTATTCTGGAAGTGATTTAACAGGCTTAGCAAAAGATGCAGCACTCGGTCCTATCAGAG AACTTAATCCAGATCAAGTAAAGGAGTTGGATCTTAATTCCGTGCGCAACATTACAATACAAGATTTTCGTGATTCGCTTAAAAGGATTCGTAGATCCGTATCACCTGCAAGCTTGGCCGCTTATGAAAAATGGAGCTTTGAGTATGGTGACGTAAGTCTATGA
- the LOC114872839 gene encoding pre-mRNA-processing factor 39 has protein sequence MSSASGDETEITLNEPVRRTRSSRTRKSTVVAKKSPVKKLLARATRSPKKVQEIEVEVEEPALQEEVVMESIPENGVQRFGDIIIEQHNEDDSSMLHLELEDSGDTTVHEINMNQNVEIGVQESVPDLETSVSQIDHSTTVSDPVIIEESSMDKADMLSEREQMDMEGQDTSNDDTNQRVLIDFQEVINDDGETVTQVTEILETEEVNNENVINDGTEIEVMEVDCLQETSEDIESVTEKVVSDTEATVITEITEITDDMECIPENAMKKTEPDTEAVSEDELPTEAAAKEPETEAVSDEELPAAPPADLGETESVSEDELPLDSEKKKKSGTKGLSKTPEKKIKTEGTNKRKLNAEGEYDPSSPTSENNDETPAKKVALSTEAEPGDSKQEAKPASPKKKTLPELEKYWKAVNEDPSDFTGWTYLLQYVDQENDAEAAREAYTKFLERYPYCYGYWRKFADYEKKKGNPENVQRVFDQGLKAISLSVDLWLHYINHCKTVYEKDEEKLREQYERAIQACGLEFRSDRLWESYIKWELEGKRLSRVTALYDRLLCTPTLGYISHFDAFQEFVSSNLPNRILSVDDFLALRAEVKALLKSDDTTSNSAADDAPPGEEPPPHELPPTDEETRAIREKIISSRRKMHKANINAVAARWSYEEGIKRPYFHVKPLERCQLKNWKEYLDFEIEQKDQNRIIILFERCLIACALYDEFWMRFVRYLESLKGDNVEKIRDVYSRACMVHHPKKPNLHLQWATFEEGQGNFEKAASILENIDNVIPNMLQVAYRRINLERRRGDLDKACTLYENYISNSKNRTIANNIVVKYARFLCKVKNDADKAIKVLLKATEKDKDNPRLYLQLIDLGMQRSPVDTQEIVGYMDMFIEREHADLEQRVLFAQRKVEFLEDFSPDIRQVLKAHEQFQKCIKQAKERKKTKSDDTKTDTSPPKKVKTSDQSNVPPPPSVSSQSSYQYSSGPSGPYQSQQQFQSGQYGGQGGYQQGYQQYPPPSDPNYANYQNWQYGQGGPQAYGPYNQWGSYNYY, from the exons ATGTCGTCCGCAAGTGGTGATGAGACCGAGATTACTTTAAATGAACCTG TACGACGCACTAGATCAAGCCGTACACGTAAGTCTACCGTGGTAGCGAAGAAATCTCCTGTAAAGAAACTTCTAGCAAGAGCGACACGTTCTCCGAAGAAGGTGCAAGAAATCGAAGTCGAG gtGGAGGAACCTGCGCTGCAAGAGGAGGTTGTTATGGAAAGCATTCCAGAGAATGGAGTGCAAAGGTTTGGTGACATTATTATTGAGCAGCATAACGAGGATGATTCGTCTATGTTGCATTTAGAATTAGAAGATTCTGGAGATACGACAGTTCatgaaataaatatgaatcaaaATGTAGAAATAGGAGTTCAAGAAAGTGTACCTGATTTAGAAACTTCTGTATCTCAGATT gATCATTCTACTACAGTATCAGATCCTGTGATTATAGAGGAAAGCAGTATGGATAAAGCTGATATGTTGAGTGAACGCGAACAAATGGATATGGAAGGACAAGATACCAGTAACGACGATACGAATCAGCGCGTATTAATAGATTTTCAAGAAGTTATAAATGACGATGGGGAAACTGTGACACAAGTAACAGAAATTTTAGAAACTGAAGaagttaataatgaaaatgttatAAACGATGGGACAGAGATTGAAGTTATGGAAGTGGATTGTCTACAAGAAACATCAGAAGATATAGAAAGTGTTACAGAAAAAGTTGTGTCAGACACAGAGGCGACGGTAATAACGGAAATAACAGAAATAACCGACGACATGGAGTGCATCCCTGAGAATGCTATGAAAAAAACTGAACCTGATACAGAAGCTGTGTCCGAGGATGAATTGCCTACTGAAGCCGCAGCGAAG GAACCTGAGACAGAGGCAGTATCGGATGAAGAATTACCTGCAGCACCGCCCGCAGATTTGGGAGAAACTGAATCCGTTTCTGAGGATGAACTGCCATTAGACAgtgagaaaaagaagaaaagcggAACAAAGGGACTGAGTAAGACTCcggaaaagaaaatcaaaacGGAAGGCACAA ATAAACGCAAATTAAACGCTGAAGGAGAATATGATCCTAGTTCACCAACGTCTGAAAATAACGACGAAACGCCGGCGAAAAAGGTAGCACTTTCAACCGAGGCAGAACCTGGGGACAGTAAGCAAGAAGCTAAACCAGCGTCGCCGAAGAAAAAAACACTGCCAGagttagaaaaatattggaaAGCCGTTAACGAAGATCCGTCAGATTTTACAGGATGGACGTACCTTCTGCAATACGTTGATCAAGAA AATGATGCAGAGGCTGCACGCGAAGCTTATACGAAATTTTTGGAGCGTTATCCATATTGCTACGGTTACTGGAGAAAATTTGCTGAttacgagaagaagaagggcaACCCCGAAAATGTCCAAAGG GTATTCGACCAAGGTTTGAAAGCTATTTCGCTCAGTGTCGACCTTTGGCTCCATTACATCAACCACTGCAAAACCGTCTATGAAAAGGATGAAGAAAAACTGCGAGAACAATACGAAAGAGCTATTCAAGCCTGTGGTCTGGAATTTAG ATCTGATCGTCTCTGGGAAAGTTACATAAAATGGGAGTTGGAAGGAAAACGGCTAAGCAGAGTAACAGCATTGTATGATCGTTTGTTGTGTACACCTACACTCGGTTATATTTCCCATTTCGATGCATTTCAAGAATTCGTATCTTCAAACTTGCCAAATCGAATTTTGAGCGTTGATGATTTTCTTGCCCTGCGAGCTGAAGTGAAGGCACTATTGAAGTCTGATGACACTACTTCTAATTCGGCAGCAGACGATGCACCGCCTGGAGAAGAACCACCGCCACACGAACTTCCACCTACCGACGAAGAGACCCGTGCCATCAGGGAAAAAATTATTAGCAGCAGACGTAAAATGCATAAAGCTAATATTAATGCAGTTGCCGCGAGGTGGTCATACGAGGAGGGT atcaAAAGACCGTATTTCCACGTGAAACCTTTGGAACGATGTCAGTTGAAAAACTGGAAGGAGTATTTAGATTTTGAAATTGAGCAGAAAGATCAGAATCgaataatcattttatttgaaaGATGTTTAATCGCGTGCGCTCTGTACGATGAATTCTGGATGAGA TTTGTTCGTTATCTGGAATCCTTGAAAGGTGATAACGTGGAAAAAATAAGAGATGTTTACTCCAGAGCCTGTATGGTACATCATCCAAAGAAACCAAATTTACACCTACAGTGGGCAACATTTGAAGAAGGTCAGGGTAATTTTGAGAAAGCAGCCAGCATACTGGAGAACATTGATAATGTTATACCGAATATGTTACAAGTGGCGTATAGAAGAATAAATTTGGAACGTAGAAGAGGAGATTTGGACAAAGCCTGTACATTATATGAAAATTACATTAGCAATAGCAAAAATAGAACAATTGCTAATAATATTGTAGTAAAATACGCGCGTTTTTTATGTAAAGTAAAAAATGACGCGGATAAGGCAATTAAAGTACTATTAAAG GCCACTGAAAAAGACAAAGACAACCCGCGACTCTATTTACAGTTAATTGATTTGGGTATGCAACGATCTCCTGTTGACACTCAAGAAATTGTAGGATACATGGACATGTTCATAGAAAGAGAACACGCTGACCTCGAGCAGAGAGTACTTTTTGCGCAACGTAAAGTAGAATTTCTGGAAGATTTCAGTCCAGATATTCGACAAGTGTTGAAAGCCCACGAACAATTCCAGAAATGTATCAAGCAAGCAAAGGAACGGAAGAAAACGAAAAGCGATGATACAAAGAc AGATACTTCTCCCCCAAAGAAAGTTAAAACAAGCGATCAATCTAATGTACCACCTCCGCCTTCAGTCAGCTCGCAGTCATCTTACCAATACAGCAGTGGCCCAAGTGGGCCGTATCAGTCACAACAACAATTTCAGAGTGGCCAATACGGTGGCCAAGGTGGATATCAACAAGGTTACCAACAGTATCCACCACCTTCCGATCCCAATTACGCTAATTATCAGAATTGGCAATACGGTCAAGGGGGACCTCAAGCGTATGGACCATACAATCAATGGGGATCTTACAATTACTACTAG